gcctgatctccgaggcccgggatcgagccccctgGGCTCCTGCacgggctgcttctccctctgtctgtgggCTGCCTCTCTCggtcactctctctgtgtctctggaggTCCTTGTAAtgatccaaatattttgaacatttatcctCTGAGATTGTTTCTTTATTGCATAGTTGGTCCTGTTTGtgtaagagacaggcagggagcttgagcgggagagggagccccagctcctcaAGCCCACGGGGCCCCAGCGCAGGGCCTGCCGGGgcgggatcccaggtctcctggcggctccctgcaggctgcacgtcccctctgtcccacctcagggtGCAGGGGCCGCGGCCGGGAAGGGGCATCAGATCGTCCTGACCAAGCTCACCCGGACGGAGCTGCTGGAGTACAAAGTCCGACAACTGCTGCTCGCCTTGCAGCGCAGGGACGTCATCTACATCTTCAGCTTTTTAGAGGATTATCGTACATTCGCCACCACGGACGAGGTGCTGGACCTGCTGTTCACcgagtgagcacctgcccctccgcagcccagggctgggccacctgctgctggggaggctggggatggtgtgagcttcccggcctcgggctgctcccccgcctggagcagggtcccccagggcctaggtcctggagggcagccccggggcctggcctgtggcgggtcggccagaggggctgtgcctgtgctcagcagccGTCCTCCTCCCCGTGACCaggcctgtgcctcctccctgcccccccatcaCCAGGGTCCTGAGCggcctgtttccccattgaaagggaggtttgagagtccatcgggggtctgtgtcctggggcagccAGACAGGGAACCCCGGGACCCCCCAAGCCCACTAAGATATGGGCCATGGGCCTGGCCAGAGCCCTTTCATGCTCAAGCCttcaggaggccccagcaggtgcGGGCACTTCTCCGGGAGCTGCCCGTGGCCCCACGCACAAAGCTGACTGCCCCCGGGGCACAATGACTGCCCCCGGGGCAAGGCCTAGTCGGGGTCAGAGGGTGAAGCCCCTATGATGAGAGGTCGCGTCCACAGGACGATTCATGGGATGTCCCTGCTCTCCTCTAGGTATGGGTGCATCGCAGATGCGTGGGGTAACAACGATGTGGTCCTGCAGTGCTGGAAACTGTGAGTGACTCcggctcctgcaggagggccttccctctcctGGAGGGCAGCGAAGGGGCTGTGGGGCGGTGGGGgctgccccctcaccccacacatctgcaattccCGTGACAGGGAAAAGGTCTAATGCCCCTTCtggaaaagagcaaaggagagcgGTGGATGGGGTGTGGGCTTGGTGGGAGGCACTGAGACCCCTCAGGGAGACCTTCTCCATgcccccccaaccctctctctgccccacacctggagcccagagcagagggggtggggagcatcgtACTCCCCAGtctggtggcacctggacccgggggaacagcaggtgctcaggagggcCGGTGAGGGCTCCCGGACCaggcggcccccgccccgtgggagaagggagattagagtcagtggaaggacacccccgGGGGCCCCTCGGGAGGGAGGCAGCACAGAGACCAGGAAGGAAGGTGGCGGTCCCGGGCggctcctggcaaggcctggcaggacacagagcccgagccctcctgccttggagcttcccagagcaacagtgtgtgcagtgagggcaatgacagGCCAGACGCCCCCCGTCCCCTGATGCCTGCCGGTGGACTtaaggggcaggtgggcagggaccaggctgaggagggagccctgctTCCCCAGGAGAGACGCTGATGGTCAccccctgggcctgggctccccacacagaggttgcatcccagcccctcctcggggagcaggcctgtggcaggcaggaccaCCAGGTGGCAGGGGGACGAGGAGCAGGACTGGTCTCCGACACCCTGCGCGGAAGGCCgggtcctgcagggcttccccgggacacctgcatgtgACAGAGCCCTGTCTTCTGATGCCTGTTCccgcctgtccctccccagggccatgtCCTTCATGATGGAAATATGGCTGAATTATTATGGGGACGACTTTCATCAGTTCCCAGAATTTCCCTCCCTTATAAAACTCCTGGAATTGTTAAGACAGCACAGCCACACAGATGCGCATCTCCGGGCCCTGCGTCACCTGAGGCAATTCAGACGCCTCCATGCAGCAGAGcgagaggctgggggtgaggaggactgggggtggccgagctggggatgggggggcCGCAGATCCAGCCTCCTTGCTGCTGGACCAGGAGCAGGGGTGGGCTCACACCCCACCCCacgggctgcagcctggggacacctcccagggctcttgccCTCACACACATCGAGTGGCGGGAAGAGTGGCCTTGATTTGGGAGGGACGTGGACAGTCTGTCCTGGTGgtgatactttgtcttcttggatcTACAGCTTCGGCCCGAGGAAAACACCCTGAACCCACTCTGGATGCACCCCAGCTCCACCGTGGGGCCTGCTGCCCCGTggggcctggctgctggggctgagggcttggcCTGCGATGAGCCGCCTGCTGGGGAGGCAAAGCCCCTGCAGATAGTGGTCACTGCTGCCCTGCAggagccccctgcacccctgggagCCCTGGAAGAGGAGCAGGCACCACCCCCTGCTCTCGAGGTCGTGGATGTGCCCCAGCCACCTCCTAACTCGATGGAGCAACTGGCCTCGGGGATGGAGCAACCTGTTGAACCACCCGAGGAGCCCGCCCCAGCTCCAACTGTGGAGCCTGGGGAAGGTTCCGGGTCTGAAGGGATAGTGGCTGCTGGAGATGAGGACTTGGTCAAGGCAGAGATGCTGGCTCCTGAGGTGAAGGTGGTGCACGTGCTGGTCGAACCTATGGTTCCCTGCCCCATGAGGAGGAGCCACCTGCTCCCATGGCCACCCCGGAAGTAGGCCCTGGTGCCTGCAATCGGGGTCCCCAGAGGGCCAGACCTGCAACCTGCCTCTGGAACAACCTGCTTCGATCCGTTAGCAGCCCCCTGACCACCTCGGGggcccgccccagctcccaccgCGGGGCTCGTGATGGCTACAGCCCAACAGAGGCTTGCCCTCCCTGTTATTtcactgtttctatttttgagtttttctttaaccTGTATAATAGCTTATAGAGTTTTATTGCAATAAAGGATAAGTTAACTTCACACAAAATTgactctgatgcttttaaattacacatcgtggtactttaggtccattcacagtgtcagaggccccagagcccagggcactgggagACACAGCCGAGGATCTGGGGCTCCCCCagcacaggcagaggccgggaggacaaaGGACAGCCAGG
This genomic window from Canis lupus familiaris isolate Mischka breed German Shepherd unplaced genomic scaffold, alternate assembly UU_Cfam_GSD_1.0 chrUn_S1132H1303, whole genome shotgun sequence contains:
- the LOC119878182 gene encoding ral guanine nucleotide dissociation stimulator-like, whose product is MFSCCRPTSGGSGSQEPQGCGLFLCCRQWLQHRYQGVRAVIRRRRQSSTRVVGREREEGVVCPTASRSREVPCAANGGQRGLRGAGAAAGKGHQIVLTKLTRTELLEYKVRQLLLALQRRDVIYIFSFLEDYRTFATTDEVLDLLFTEYGCIADAWGNNDVVLQCWKLAMSFMMEIWLNYYGDDFHQFPEFPSLIKLLELLRQHSHTDAHLRALRHLRQFRRLHAAERELRPEENTLNPLWMHPSSTVGPAAPWGLAAGAEGLACDEPPAGEAKPLQIVVTAALQEPPAPLGALEEEQAPPPALEVVDVPQPPPNSMEQLASGMEQPVEPPEEPAPAPTVEPGEGSGSEGIVAAGDEDLVKAEMLAPEVKVVHVLVEPMVPCPMRRSHLLPWPPRK